In Aciduliprofundum sp. MAR08-339, a single window of DNA contains:
- the lysS gene encoding lysine--tRNA ligase, whose protein sequence is MERKDYIKRLQIVEKLRSMGVEPYPQSTPITNYIEEIVRDSDKFMGKEVAVEGRLYALRFHGKLAFGDLRDNGEKIQGFFRQDVLGEEQYIFLKRYVDRGDFLWIRGEVMRTKRGELSILAKEIRIAAKALYDLPHEWFGIGDVEKRYRQRYLDLMFNRQAFETFRKRSEIVKEIRRFLWDRGFLEMETPILQPVYGGANAKPFKTHVNAIDRDYYLRISDELYLKRLIVGGYNRVFEIGKDFRNEDIDTTHNPEFTMIEIYQAYVDYNDMMDLTEGMIKHVARHMSVDKINFGGHEIDLTKPFRRERMLDMLARRGIDENTSDEDIKALLEKYKIKMPQYNRGLALGKLFERVCEEDLIEPVFVIDHPKETTPLCKLHRGNKNLIERFELYIGGVELANGYTELNDPQLQEHFFRDEVERRTLGDEEAHQYDEDFIEALRWGMPPMGGVGIGIDRLAMILTGNTSIKEVILFPILAPKKD, encoded by the coding sequence ATGGAGAGAAAGGATTACATCAAGCGCCTACAAATCGTGGAGAAATTGAGGAGTATGGGCGTGGAGCCCTATCCTCAGAGCACGCCCATAACCAATTACATTGAAGAGATCGTAAGAGACTCCGATAAATTCATGGGCAAGGAAGTGGCCGTTGAGGGAAGATTGTACGCCCTGAGATTTCATGGCAAACTCGCCTTTGGAGATCTGCGTGACAATGGGGAGAAGATCCAGGGCTTCTTCCGTCAGGATGTTCTGGGAGAGGAGCAGTACATATTCCTGAAGAGATATGTTGATCGAGGCGATTTTCTCTGGATCAGGGGAGAGGTTATGAGAACAAAGAGGGGCGAGTTGAGCATTCTGGCAAAGGAGATAAGAATTGCAGCCAAGGCCCTCTACGATTTGCCCCATGAGTGGTTCGGCATAGGGGATGTGGAGAAGAGGTACAGGCAGAGGTATCTGGACCTTATGTTCAACAGGCAGGCCTTTGAGACATTCAGAAAGAGGAGCGAGATTGTGAAGGAGATTCGCAGGTTCCTCTGGGACAGGGGATTTCTGGAGATGGAGACGCCCATCCTGCAACCCGTTTACGGAGGGGCCAATGCAAAGCCATTCAAGACCCATGTGAATGCCATAGACAGGGATTACTACCTTCGCATCTCAGACGAGTTGTATCTTAAGCGCCTGATAGTTGGAGGGTACAACAGGGTATTTGAGATAGGAAAGGATTTTCGCAATGAGGACATTGATACAACCCATAACCCTGAGTTCACGATGATTGAAATATACCAGGCCTATGTGGACTACAACGATATGATGGATCTCACCGAAGGGATGATAAAGCACGTTGCAAGGCATATGAGCGTGGATAAGATCAATTTTGGGGGGCACGAAATAGACCTGACAAAGCCCTTCCGTCGGGAGAGGATGCTTGATATGCTTGCAAGGAGGGGAATAGATGAGAATACGAGCGATGAGGATATAAAGGCATTGCTTGAAAAATACAAAATAAAGATGCCTCAGTACAACCGCGGTCTCGCCCTGGGCAAGTTGTTTGAGAGGGTGTGCGAGGAAGATCTCATTGAGCCTGTTTTCGTCATAGATCACCCCAAGGAAACCACCCCTCTGTGCAAGCTGCACCGTGGAAACAAAAACCTGATTGAAAGATTTGAACTCTACATTGGTGGGGTGGAACTTGCAAATGGGTACACTGAGCTCAACGATCCACAGCTGCAGGAGCATTTCTTCCGGGATGAGGTTGAGCGCCGCACCCTTGGAGATGAGGAGGCACATCAATACGATGAGGATTTCATAGAGGCTCTTCGCTGGGGCATGCCGCCAATGGGTGGCGTGGGAATAGGCATAGACCGTCTCGCCATGATACTTACAGGAAACACGAGCATAAAGGAGGTCATACTCTTCCCCATACTGG
- a CDS encoding MFS transporter, with amino-acid sequence MIPKDRMFHKFAAYGFLKNLRLFEPFILLFFLGAGLDFTEIGVLIAIKQVSVYILEIPTGVYADAMGRRRSMLMSMLSYMVSFSIFFLFSSFWLFALAMVLYALGDAYRTGTHKAMILEYLKIKGISDRKVEYYGATRSFSQLGSALNALLAGLIVFYTGNYRDIFIITIIPYILNFINLATYPRILDGEIMRELGRGRVMRQFRGTISDFKNMLKDKVALRAILNSSLFSGSYEAVKDYLQAVLKVFALSLPIFMYLGQDKRTAVVIGVVYFFIYLMNSYASRNAYRIVKRVGNLARAINVTLILGAVTILLAGAFYHWNLLVLSILLFLLIYVLQNLRRPMNVGYIAERIKSRVMASGLSVESQTKTIIAASLSVFMGFFADLFGVGSALALVGFLVLLLAPLVFVGD; translated from the coding sequence TTGATACCCAAGGACAGGATGTTCCACAAGTTTGCCGCCTACGGGTTTTTGAAGAATCTGAGATTATTTGAACCCTTCATCCTCCTGTTTTTTCTTGGTGCGGGGCTTGATTTCACAGAAATAGGTGTTTTGATAGCAATAAAGCAGGTATCTGTGTATATTCTCGAAATCCCCACGGGGGTGTATGCAGATGCCATGGGTCGTCGCAGGTCAATGCTTATGAGTATGCTCTCCTACATGGTATCCTTTTCCATATTCTTCCTCTTCTCCAGTTTCTGGCTATTCGCCCTTGCAATGGTTCTCTACGCCCTCGGTGATGCTTACAGGACAGGCACACACAAGGCAATGATTTTGGAGTATCTGAAAATAAAGGGTATATCTGATAGAAAGGTTGAGTACTATGGTGCCACCCGTTCGTTCTCTCAGCTTGGGTCGGCTCTAAATGCTCTGCTGGCGGGATTAATTGTATTTTACACAGGAAATTACAGGGACATATTCATAATAACAATAATCCCCTACATTCTCAACTTTATAAATCTGGCCACGTATCCGAGGATTTTGGATGGCGAGATAATGAGGGAACTCGGCAGGGGAAGGGTTATGAGGCAGTTCAGGGGAACAATATCAGATTTCAAGAATATGTTGAAAGATAAGGTTGCTCTTAGGGCCATTTTAAATTCTTCACTGTTCTCCGGTTCCTATGAGGCTGTAAAGGATTATCTGCAGGCTGTTTTGAAGGTATTTGCCCTGTCCCTCCCCATTTTTATGTACCTCGGACAGGATAAGAGAACAGCAGTGGTGATCGGAGTGGTTTATTTCTTCATCTATCTTATGAATTCATACGCTTCCCGCAATGCCTACAGAATAGTAAAGCGCGTTGGAAATCTGGCAAGGGCCATAAATGTAACTCTGATACTTGGTGCGGTGACCATACTTCTTGCAGGAGCATTTTATCACTGGAACCTGCTTGTACTCTCCATACTCCTGTTTTTGCTTATATATGTGCTTCAAAACCTGCGCAGGCCCATGAACGTTGGATACATTGCAGAACGTATAAAGAGCAGGGTTATGGCTTCTGGCCTTAGTGTTGAATCACAGACAAAGACCATAATAGCTGCATCCCTGTCCGTGTTTATGGGGTTTTTTGCAGACCTATTTGGTGTGGGCTCAGCCCTTGCCCTGGTTGGATTCTTAGTTCTTCTCTTGGCCCCTCTGGTGTTCGTTGGGGACTGA
- a CDS encoding PINc/VapC family ATPase, with product MKLVPDTSVIVDGRFLEFLQSEEVEEIIIPEAIISEVEHQANRGMSIGFSALSDLKKIREVCEQRGINLVFCGSRPEEWQIRRAREGEIDNIIRECASQSGATLVTGDSVQRHIAEIKGIPVIYLEQKKIVKMRIEDFFTSETMSVHIKADVGAFAKRGKPGEFKLVRIRESISPEEVEEIAYDIVERARRDERSFIEMDMKGATVVQLREYRIAITRAPFSDAMEITAVRPIVKLALEDYNISEKLRRRIEERAEGILVSGSPGAGKSTFVQAIAEYYASLNKIVKTMEKPRDLILKDEITQYTALEGSMEKTGDILLLVRPDYTIFDEMRTTSDFKVFTDLRLAGVGMVGVVHATRAIDALQRFIGRVELGVIPQIVDTIIHIEKGSIAQVLTLRYTVKVPSGMHEEDLARPVIEVRDIEEEKLLYEVYSFGEQIVVVPVKEEEKGIYKLAARGIEEEMRKLFPGLRVKARVVSDNRAKIYVPSPAISSVIGKRGKRIADIEELLGISLDVEPLGSERASVERIEVEVEMKKKTIRLHVGEHLAHSKVSVFADTHRLFDVTVSREGYINLRKSTANGKKVMEALRKGEIIYVVPL from the coding sequence ATGAAGCTGGTTCCAGACACGAGCGTTATAGTTGATGGGAGATTCCTTGAGTTCCTGCAGAGTGAGGAAGTGGAGGAAATAATCATTCCCGAAGCCATAATTTCAGAGGTTGAACACCAAGCCAATCGGGGTATGAGCATCGGCTTTTCTGCTCTGAGCGATTTGAAGAAAATCCGTGAGGTCTGCGAGCAGAGGGGTATAAATCTTGTATTCTGTGGCTCCCGGCCTGAGGAGTGGCAGATCCGCCGTGCAAGAGAAGGTGAAATAGACAACATCATAAGGGAATGCGCCTCGCAAAGTGGTGCGACTCTTGTTACTGGAGATTCCGTGCAGAGGCACATTGCGGAGATCAAGGGCATACCCGTTATTTATTTGGAACAGAAGAAGATTGTAAAAATGAGGATTGAGGATTTCTTCACCTCGGAGACGATGAGCGTGCACATAAAGGCAGATGTGGGTGCCTTTGCCAAGCGTGGGAAACCTGGGGAATTCAAACTGGTGAGGATAAGGGAGAGCATAAGCCCGGAGGAGGTTGAGGAGATCGCCTACGACATTGTTGAGAGGGCCAGGAGAGATGAGAGGTCCTTCATTGAGATGGATATGAAGGGGGCTACCGTGGTGCAGTTGAGGGAATATCGCATAGCCATAACCCGTGCTCCATTCTCGGATGCCATGGAGATAACGGCAGTTCGTCCGATTGTGAAATTGGCACTTGAGGATTACAATATAAGCGAGAAGCTGAGGAGGAGAATTGAGGAGCGGGCAGAGGGCATACTGGTTTCCGGCTCTCCCGGCGCTGGAAAGAGCACATTCGTTCAGGCCATTGCGGAATATTACGCCTCCCTCAACAAGATAGTCAAGACCATGGAGAAGCCACGAGATTTGATTCTGAAAGATGAAATAACGCAGTACACGGCCCTGGAGGGAAGTATGGAGAAAACTGGAGATATACTTCTCCTCGTTCGCCCGGATTATACCATATTTGACGAGATGCGCACAACATCAGATTTCAAGGTGTTCACGGATCTTCGCCTGGCAGGAGTGGGAATGGTGGGGGTGGTGCATGCAACCCGTGCGATAGACGCCTTGCAGCGCTTCATAGGACGGGTTGAGCTTGGTGTCATTCCCCAGATAGTGGATACCATAATACACATAGAAAAGGGTTCAATTGCCCAGGTTCTCACCCTCCGCTACACCGTCAAGGTGCCCAGCGGCATGCACGAGGAGGACCTTGCCAGACCGGTCATAGAGGTGAGGGATATTGAGGAGGAAAAACTACTTTACGAGGTTTATTCCTTTGGTGAGCAGATAGTCGTCGTGCCCGTGAAGGAGGAGGAAAAGGGAATATACAAACTTGCAGCCAGGGGCATAGAGGAGGAGATGCGCAAACTCTTCCCAGGGCTTAGGGTGAAGGCAAGGGTGGTGAGCGATAATCGGGCTAAGATATATGTGCCCTCCCCAGCCATATCCTCCGTCATAGGAAAGAGGGGCAAGAGAATCGCGGATATTGAGGAACTTCTCGGCATATCCCTTGATGTGGAGCCCCTTGGAAGTGAGAGAGCAAGTGTGGAGAGGATTGAGGTTGAGGTGGAGATGAAGAAAAAGACAATCCGGCTGCATGTGGGAGAGCACCTGGCTCACTCCAAGGTCTCTGTATTCGCGGACACTCATAGGCTCTTTGATGTCACCGTGTCCCGTGAGGGTTACATAAATCTGCGAAAGAGCACGGCCAACGGAAAGAAGGTGATGGAGGCCCTGAGGAAGGGAGAAATTATCTATGTGGTCCCTCTATGA
- a CDS encoding ABC transporter permease: MQRSVVILALLLLLSTPLAQAHNVSVDAKIKDRYNGTIEIVEYLDENTKKKYDLDSSGNLSGIELSNLLKDNLLKLNLTPAGDYYYLVGNLTLDGRHPLANVHKIVVNYSKPMPVNGTSKVITSITFHFYLNGTSDHKFVLKLPYCQGYFKMSLPKNDTVLKSNLIDAHIRNNIISGKFKDSVIIEFREMKYFWMGIFANSLVVIGVVIFILAAYKFRGGRSKGIKLLIRSTLRNMVSLFIVLTILFYILWVAGPPLSVRVGGISTIVMRFQIIQYYHLDRPWYDQYLNWWHLLLTGGITKGVEWGLKGLSLQKALVISLSIFILTALFSYLISIYLAVRKKGSRSLDLYAALFLALYSIPTFYATYQFLHLFENYPLIYTTLVAPRGGIEEFFQILFASSILTLLTLARPYLIARALAVKEYREPYVNTFRAVGFNPKKIRKFVRRSTEIPTITDSVLNFGWVLTAQVFLEVIFKIKGMGYLLFKGTVNGNPFQLQISVIYFSLVMIAASIFSDIVIYYLDPRVRR, encoded by the coding sequence ATGCAAAGATCCGTTGTTATCCTAGCTTTGCTCCTGCTTCTCTCGACGCCCCTGGCCCAGGCCCATAACGTTTCTGTAGATGCAAAGATAAAAGATAGGTACAACGGAACAATAGAGATCGTGGAGTACTTAGATGAGAACACGAAGAAAAAATATGATCTGGATTCCTCGGGAAACTTGAGTGGTATTGAACTGAGCAACCTCTTGAAGGATAATCTTCTGAAACTAAACCTCACACCTGCCGGAGATTACTATTACCTCGTAGGAAACCTGACTCTGGACGGCAGACACCCCCTGGCCAATGTTCATAAAATAGTGGTGAACTACTCAAAACCAATGCCCGTAAACGGAACATCCAAGGTGATCACGAGCATAACCTTCCACTTCTACCTTAACGGAACAAGCGACCATAAATTTGTTTTGAAACTGCCCTACTGCCAGGGATACTTCAAAATGAGCCTGCCCAAAAACGATACTGTTCTGAAAAGCAATCTTATTGATGCCCATATAAGGAACAACATTATTTCCGGGAAATTCAAGGATAGTGTAATTATTGAATTCAGAGAAATGAAATATTTCTGGATGGGAATATTTGCAAATTCCCTGGTAGTTATTGGCGTTGTGATTTTCATCCTGGCTGCATACAAGTTCAGGGGTGGAAGGAGCAAGGGCATAAAGCTCCTGATAAGAAGCACGCTTAGAAATATGGTATCTCTTTTCATAGTTCTCACCATACTTTTTTACATCCTCTGGGTAGCTGGTCCGCCCCTATCGGTTAGGGTTGGAGGTATATCAACCATAGTTATGAGATTCCAAATCATACAATACTACCATCTCGATCGCCCGTGGTACGATCAGTACCTAAACTGGTGGCACCTTCTACTAACTGGAGGGATAACCAAGGGTGTTGAATGGGGACTGAAGGGTCTATCCCTCCAAAAGGCCCTTGTGATATCACTTAGCATATTCATTCTCACGGCCCTCTTCTCCTACCTGATTTCAATATATTTGGCAGTGAGGAAAAAGGGTTCGAGAAGTTTGGATCTCTACGCTGCTCTGTTTCTGGCCCTTTACTCCATACCAACCTTTTATGCAACCTACCAGTTCCTTCACCTTTTTGAGAATTACCCTCTGATCTACACCACCCTGGTTGCGCCCAGGGGAGGGATTGAGGAGTTCTTCCAGATTCTCTTCGCATCCTCCATCCTCACCCTGCTCACACTCGCGAGGCCCTATCTGATAGCAAGAGCACTTGCAGTAAAGGAGTACAGGGAGCCCTATGTGAACACATTCAGGGCAGTGGGATTCAATCCAAAGAAGATAAGAAAATTTGTTAGAAGAAGCACAGAGATTCCAACAATTACCGACTCAGTGCTGAATTTCGGGTGGGTTCTCACCGCACAGGTGTTTCTTGAGGTCATATTCAAGATCAAGGGAATGGGGTATCTTCTGTTCAAGGGCACTGTCAACGGAAATCCATTTCAACTTCAAATTTCAGTTATTTACTTTTCCCTAGTTATGATTGCAGCATCAATATTCTCAGACATCGTCATCTACTATCTCGATCCGAGGGTGAGAAGATGA
- a CDS encoding cation diffusion facilitator family transporter, translating into MLLNELVDGERVARNVTVVTFFLALGKLAVAMLTNSVVILADSFHSFSDIVPIMAAWFGLKIAQKPESEKFPFGYYKAENLAALFASLFIFFLGFEILSESLNRLLSEVSNVTNDWLGISMIAVAIITSYFLYRYQFRAAERTRSQALMANATETKMDILSAFLVLFGFVSSIFHIPYVEGAVGIILSLFVFYAGYENFRDSALALMDAGVSEKDIERIKNAVLSVPRVKGVKEVKARRSGPFLMVELVILVPEGLDVDRAHKIADDVEIRVRALEIVDHVMVHIEPEKSEMLMARPVNEDGSLARVFGSAPYFDIFLILEGRREKIERMKNPGFGLSKKRGVKAALSLIDRGVDVVEVKNIGDDSRKILEDAGVDVRIIRG; encoded by the coding sequence ATGTTATTGAACGAGCTTGTTGATGGTGAGAGGGTAGCACGGAATGTGACTGTAGTTACCTTTTTTCTCGCTCTGGGAAAGCTTGCCGTGGCCATGCTCACCAACTCCGTTGTTATACTTGCAGATTCTTTTCACAGCTTTTCAGACATAGTTCCCATAATGGCTGCGTGGTTTGGGCTCAAAATAGCCCAAAAGCCGGAGAGTGAGAAGTTTCCATTTGGCTATTACAAGGCGGAAAATCTTGCGGCTCTATTTGCAAGTTTGTTCATCTTCTTCCTGGGATTTGAGATATTATCTGAGAGTTTAAACCGACTACTCTCAGAAGTTTCAAATGTGACCAACGATTGGCTTGGAATTTCCATGATTGCGGTTGCCATAATCACATCCTATTTTCTTTACAGGTACCAGTTCAGGGCTGCAGAGAGAACGAGATCTCAGGCCCTTATGGCCAATGCCACCGAGACAAAAATGGATATTCTCTCTGCATTTCTCGTTCTATTTGGATTCGTGTCTTCAATCTTCCACATTCCCTACGTGGAAGGTGCTGTTGGAATAATCCTTTCCCTATTCGTGTTTTACGCAGGATACGAGAATTTTCGTGATTCTGCCCTGGCCCTGATGGATGCGGGGGTGAGTGAGAAGGACATTGAGAGAATAAAAAATGCTGTGCTCTCAGTTCCCAGGGTGAAGGGGGTGAAGGAGGTAAAGGCCAGGCGCTCTGGCCCGTTTTTGATGGTTGAACTGGTGATCCTCGTTCCGGAGGGGCTTGATGTGGATAGGGCCCACAAAATTGCAGATGATGTGGAAATAAGGGTAAGAGCCCTGGAGATTGTGGACCATGTGATGGTGCACATCGAGCCAGAGAAATCCGAGATGCTTATGGCGAGACCCGTTAATGAGGATGGTTCACTTGCAAGGGTTTTTGGCTCAGCTCCCTATTTTGATATATTCCTTATTTTGGAAGGAAGAAGGGAGAAAATTGAGCGTATGAAGAATCCCGGGTTTGGGCTTTCAAAGAAGCGCGGGGTTAAGGCGGCCCTATCCCTGATAGACCGTGGTGTGGACGTTGTTGAGGTTAAGAATATCGGTGATGATTCACGGAAAATACTTGAAGATGCAGGGGTGGATGTCAGGATAATCCGCGGTTGA
- the cyaB gene encoding class IV adenylate cyclase: MEVEIKAKIDDSGEFEKILNYLGARFLREVVEEDLYFNHPCRDFAQTDEALRIRSDGTLTYKGPKVDRDTKSREEINLRIGGVQDARSLLEKLGFRFVASVRKRRKYYSLGEVTICVDDVENLGNFVEIECIGEYDPCRDRVLSLAKQLEIERFITKSYLEMLLEKEK; encoded by the coding sequence ATGGAAGTGGAGATAAAGGCAAAGATTGATGACTCTGGCGAATTTGAAAAAATATTGAACTACCTGGGGGCCAGGTTTCTGAGAGAGGTCGTGGAGGAGGACCTGTACTTCAACCATCCATGCAGGGATTTCGCCCAGACGGATGAGGCCCTTCGCATAAGAAGTGATGGAACGCTCACCTACAAGGGACCAAAAGTGGATAGGGATACAAAGAGCCGAGAGGAGATCAACCTGAGAATAGGAGGGGTGCAGGACGCCCGATCTCTGCTTGAAAAACTTGGATTCAGATTTGTTGCCTCCGTGAGGAAGAGAAGAAAATATTATTCTCTGGGAGAGGTTACAATATGCGTTGATGATGTGGAGAATCTGGGAAATTTTGTGGAGATTGAATGCATAGGAGAGTATGACCCGTGCAGGGATAGAGTTCTTTCCCTTGCTAAACAACTGGAAATAGAGAGGTTCATCACTAAATCCTATCTGGAAATGCTTCTTGAAAAAGAGAAATGA
- the ppa gene encoding inorganic diphosphatase, which translates to MKPGENPPEDIYVFIEVPKGSNIKCEYDFEMNVIKVDRVLHTASFYPFNYGFIPETLEEDNDPIDCLIISYDSFPHGVIVKAVPIGMLVTEDEHGPDRKILAVPHPDVDPRSAEVRSIEDLSPSILDQIQHFFEHYKELEKNKWVRIIGFEGVDEAKRAITRAIERRGKK; encoded by the coding sequence ATGAAACCTGGAGAGAACCCGCCGGAAGATATTTACGTTTTCATAGAGGTGCCCAAGGGGAGCAATATAAAGTGTGAGTATGATTTTGAAATGAATGTGATAAAGGTGGATAGGGTACTCCACACAGCATCATTTTACCCCTTCAACTACGGGTTCATACCCGAAACCCTTGAGGAGGACAACGACCCCATTGATTGCCTTATCATATCCTACGATTCATTTCCCCACGGAGTGATCGTCAAAGCCGTACCCATAGGAATGCTTGTGACAGAGGACGAGCACGGGCCAGACAGAAAGATTCTGGCCGTACCTCACCCAGACGTGGATCCAAGGAGTGCCGAGGTTAGGAGCATAGAGGACCTATCCCCGAGCATACTTGATCAGATTCAGCACTTTTTTGAACATTACAAGGAACTTGAGAAGAACAAGTGGGTCCGCATAATAGGATTTGAAGGGGTTGACGAGGCAAAGAGGGCCATAACGAGAGCCATTGAGAGAAGAGGGAAAAAATAA
- a CDS encoding ABC transporter permease, with translation MRRKELKMSRTGKIALGILTVYIIIALVVPALPLRNPTGFHAPPQDIFVPQIVGQFNFSVPIDNFAVYGYDIFAVSNNGIFIHYDMIQHKTVKTFNINSSHISGIKILRAGAYGMPIFHTESAVYLYSPTQERLYRMDVRNTYAIYPIQIPFSQYTGFIAVNSTGVYAYSYSPYTDERPSFMWNFSLEKNILGIHYSYTNFYISTPDRLIALNDQGRMIWSINGNFTSNPIYIPVYGNNIIYVASGTSIMGIFMTNGSYATNISMAVKITHLHYYGQSLYAYSPQGIVGKVNTLSNRGFLWKIGNIKEYSLSSSVDGMGAILKDGRLIFVLTGDGTVQWGTKGNFTKIALGEQDLVPYLFALLNNEKSIVQYSYSGKLITPLPPSKKYLLGTDSAGRDVLSQLLWGFRNEIYIAFVSGFAVLILGTLWGLTAGYFSGLPDDLLLLLSDSFLFIPAIGYAALMIYLFGIQHHIMATITASILALSPLEARAVRNYTKVIKEKPFVESAKVSGAGFWRIMFKHILPEIKGISMVYALSATTMALLLEVGISFLGFGNYAIPTWGWMITNAYFTGYLDKWWLVAPPLIALWLLVYSLYLLSQEMYTTEYVRSIESRTLDEE, from the coding sequence ATGAGGAGGAAAGAATTAAAAATGAGCAGAACGGGTAAGATCGCCCTTGGAATACTCACAGTTTACATAATAATTGCACTTGTGGTACCCGCCTTACCGCTTCGCAATCCAACGGGATTCCACGCACCACCCCAGGACATATTTGTACCACAGATAGTTGGTCAATTCAACTTCTCGGTGCCCATAGACAACTTCGCGGTATACGGATACGACATATTTGCAGTGAGTAACAATGGAATTTTCATACATTACGATATGATTCAGCACAAAACAGTGAAAACCTTTAACATCAATTCTTCCCATATCTCGGGGATAAAAATACTCCGTGCAGGAGCATACGGAATGCCCATCTTTCACACGGAGAGTGCAGTTTACCTATACTCACCAACGCAGGAAAGATTGTACAGAATGGATGTGAGGAACACCTACGCCATTTACCCAATTCAGATTCCATTCTCACAGTACACGGGATTCATCGCGGTGAACTCCACGGGAGTGTACGCCTATTCATACAGCCCATACACAGATGAAAGACCATCATTCATGTGGAATTTCTCGCTTGAAAAAAATATTCTTGGGATACATTATTCTTACACAAATTTCTACATATCCACTCCAGATCGGTTGATAGCCCTCAACGACCAAGGAAGGATGATTTGGAGCATTAATGGAAATTTCACTTCAAACCCCATATACATACCAGTTTATGGAAACAACATAATATACGTGGCATCGGGAACAAGTATAATGGGAATTTTCATGACCAACGGAAGTTATGCCACAAACATAAGCATGGCAGTAAAGATAACACACCTTCACTATTACGGACAATCCCTATACGCCTACTCTCCACAGGGCATAGTTGGAAAGGTTAACACCCTGAGCAATAGGGGTTTTCTGTGGAAAATAGGCAATATAAAGGAGTACTCACTCTCATCCTCCGTGGATGGCATGGGGGCAATTCTAAAAGATGGAAGGTTAATATTTGTTCTTACCGGGGACGGGACTGTGCAATGGGGCACTAAGGGAAATTTTACAAAAATAGCACTTGGAGAGCAGGACCTGGTACCATACCTATTTGCATTGCTGAACAACGAAAAATCCATCGTGCAGTACAGTTATTCTGGAAAACTGATAACACCACTTCCTCCGAGCAAAAAGTATCTACTGGGCACAGACTCAGCCGGAAGGGACGTGCTTTCCCAGTTACTCTGGGGATTCAGAAATGAGATTTACATAGCATTTGTGAGTGGATTCGCTGTCCTGATTCTGGGAACACTCTGGGGACTCACAGCGGGTTATTTCTCCGGGCTCCCTGACGATCTGCTTCTTCTTCTATCAGACTCTTTCCTGTTCATACCTGCAATAGGATACGCTGCACTTATGATTTACCTTTTCGGGATACAGCATCACATAATGGCCACAATCACAGCCTCCATACTCGCCCTGTCTCCCCTTGAGGCCAGGGCAGTGAGAAACTATACCAAGGTGATAAAGGAAAAACCATTTGTGGAAAGTGCCAAGGTTTCAGGAGCCGGATTCTGGAGAATAATGTTTAAACACATACTCCCTGAAATAAAGGGAATCTCCATGGTCTACGCATTGAGCGCAACAACAATGGCACTTTTGCTGGAAGTGGGCATATCGTTTTTGGGATTTGGAAACTACGCTATACCCACATGGGGCTGGATGATAACCAACGCCTACTTCACAGGATACCTAGATAAATGGTGGCTTGTAGCACCACCCCTGATTGCCCTATGGCTCCTGGTGTACTCCCTCTATCTGCTATCCCAAGAGATGTACACCACCGAGTACGTTAGATCCATAGAGAGCAGAACACTAGATGAAGAATGA